The sequence below is a genomic window from Aureispira sp. CCB-E.
ACTATACAATAGCATGTCTAAGATTTTGAATTTGTGTTCTCTATAAAGGGATGTATCTACAAAGCCCCATTGACATTTTTCCACGCCAATGCTCCTGCTCCTAAAATAGCAGCGTGATGTTGAGGAACAGTAGAAACAAGTAGTTTTACTTTGTTTTGAAAGATATTGAGCATGTAGGCTTCCATATAATGTTTGGTGGGGGCTGCAATTAAGGCGCCCGAATTGGCTAAACCTCCGAATAAAATAATGGCTTCTGGACTCGTAATGGCAACCGTATTAGCTAAGCTGTAGCCTAATTGTTGGGCTGTATAATCAAAAATTTCCAACGCTAATGCATCTCCTTTTTCTGCACATTCGGCGATGATTCTTGAGCTAATACGCTCTTGTTCTTGTAGCAAGCTTTTTCCTTCATAGTGTTCTAAACGCTCTTTGGCTGTGCGAACAATTCCCGTGGCAGAAGCATAGGTTTCTAAGCAACCTTTTCGACTACAGCCACAAAGTCTTCCATCTCGTTCTATAATGGTATGTCCTAACTCTCCTGCAAAAGCATCGTGTCCATAGATCAGTTCGCCATTAACAACAAAACCACTTCCCAAACCAGTTCCTAAAGTAACAACAACAAAGTCTTTCATGCCTTTAGCTGCGCCAAAAAGCATTTCTCCTATAGCGGCAGCATTGGCATCGTTGGTAATCCAAACAGGCAAATCAAAATGCGTTTGAAACATTTTTTGTAGAGGAACAATGCCTTTCCATATCAAATTAGGAGCATGTTCTATTGTGCCGTTAAAATAATTTCCATTGGGAGCGCCAACTCCCATTCCTACTAATTCAAACTGGGGGTGTAGTTGAAGATCTTCTTTAATGTCTAACGCTAATTTGGCAACAAAGTCATTCGGATTCGTATAGTCCTTTGTTCGAATATTACCTTCCAACTGGACTTGCCCTTGCTCGTCAATGATGCCCCAAACGGTATTGGTTCCTCCTATATCAATTCCTACAGATACTTTCAATTTATTATTTCTTTATTTTATTATGAATTGTATTAACATCAACTAAAGCCGCAGAACCATACCAAGGGTGAAGTTCCATTACCAAGCTACCTGATTGTATGGCCGGATCTGTATTGGTTAACATTTCTGCTTCTTCGATAGTTTTTACATTAAAAATATAAATGCCCCGCAGCTCTCCATCGTCCAAAAAAGGTCCTGCAACAACTAGTTTCCCTTCCTCTGCTAGTTTTCCTATATTTTCGAGATGTTTGGTTTGTAATCGTTTAGCTTCTTCAGGGTCTTCAGGTCTATTCGGTCCTTTTTTTAGAAACGCCATAACATATTGACGCATTCCATAGGCATCAGCTCCTAATCGTTGTGCGAGTAAGCTATCGTAACCTGTTTCGGGTTGTTTATCTACGATAGTTGTCTCTGATTCTATTGTTTTTTGAGCCTGTTCGTTATTGGCACAAGAATACAGAAAATAGACTACAATTACGATAAATAGGAAAGCTGTTTTTTTGTTTAACATACTTGTTGTTTCTTGGTACTCTAGTAGTAAAATTCTTTCATTTTTACAGAGAATTACTGTAAGAGTATATGGTGTTTATAATAATTAAAGGTACAAAACAGACGGTCTAATTTCAAAACTTTAAATGCTATTTTGTAGATAGAGCAGGCAAGGCAATTTCAAATTGTACTTTGAAGGGATCACGTCGGTCTGTCCGTTTCCTATAATGGATATTTCCGTTATGATTGTCAATAATTTGGTGAATTAGATAGCCCCCGATTCCAGAGTGCCCTGTTTGCCCTGCATAATTTCCATAACCAATAAAATCTTCGAAAGAAAAGTTATTAGGAAACTCTTTTCCGTCGTTTTTATAAAGAATAATCACCTCTTGTTGATCAGAAGATAAGCCAACTCTAAATTGAATGGTATACTGCTTGTTGTTTTGCACAAAACCATGGCGTTTCGCATTGTCAATAAGGTTGGTGAAAACAGTTGTAAGTTGTGTTTTATCAATGAGGGTATAGATTGGAATTTCTCGGCCTTTGGCATCCTCCTCTACTTCAATCTGAATTCTAAAACTTGTTTCTTGCGTATAAAATTGTTGAATTTCTTCTAAAAAATCTTTAATTTTCGTTCGTTCTAGATTGAGTTTACTTCGATCCGCTTTGATAATATCTCCTGTTGAATCAAGGCTATTGATAGAATGAATGAGTATGGATTCTATTCGTTCTATCGTGGTGGCTAAGGTGTCAACAGTATCAATATCTTCGTCCTCAAAAACGGGAAACATGGGTTCTGAAAAATTAATTGGTGTTTGATCTTCCTCTTTGTCTTTTAGAAAATATTTTAAGTTTTTAATTTCTGTAAGAACAGCAGGCAATCGATTGCCTAATTCATGTTGCAGGGAAGAAATAATTTTATATTGTTCATTTTGAGCTCTTTGTTTGCCTAAATTTAAATCATTTCGCAATTGCTCTACTTTTTCTTCCTCTTCTTGAAGCAAACGAACTTTTGTTTCTTTGATAATTGTCGCCTGTTCTTCTAAAGGGGGTAAATTGATTTGAAGCCCTTCAAAGTATTCTTCCGTAATCATGTTGTGTTGATAATCCATCTTATACATATTGAGTTGCTGTATAAAAAGATCATCGTGTAGTTGCAAAATGAGGTATTCAATTAAGAGGCGATCTTCGTCCACTCGAAAGGTCATGATGTCTTCATTAACCAATATAGGAGTACCTTGAAAAACAAAGTAACTTGTTCTTAATTTTCGACCAGATCGGTTGACCAATAAAATAGATTCATTAATCAGTTGACCAGCAACTTGCTGCACCTCATCAGTGTTGGGAATATTTTTAGGGTCAATTAGATAGTTGGTAATGGATTTACCCAAATTCTGAGGGCGTATGTAAGGAATATCTTGATAAGGTGTTTCGTCAAACCACAATGCTGGGCGTTCGGATCTAAAAATTTCTTTGAGCCGAATTAACTGTCCGTGCGCTTCTAACAATCGAAGTTGTGCAATAAAAGGAGAGGCGTAACGCTTGGCATCTAAATTATAATCGTTTAAGATAACTTGATGTAAAGGAATTGTAGAAACGCAAGCCTCCAGTTCTGGTGTGCAGTCGGTGTCTAAGTGATGAAAGACGGCCCGAATACATTCTACATGTTTGGGAGTTAATTCACGGTTTAGTTTGGATTGCGTTTTGACATCCAAGTTGGCACCGTTTATAAATAAAATTTGCTCTTTTCGCAAAGTAGTTTTATTTTTATTAATCACCAAAATACAGATGGGAATACCCGTAGAATGCAACAACCCATAAGGCAACGTGATAACAGCTTCTAATAAATCTCTACGAATAAGAAATTCTCTCAGTTTTCTATCTTCTTTATCATCTACTAGCGTATTAATTGGCATGATGGTAATTAAGCGCCCTTTGGTGTTTAATTTGGACAACATGAGTTGTATAAACAGGCTATTGCAAGGAATATGTGGTGTACTTACGTCAAAAGGAATAGAAGTATAGGACTGTTCTTTGATTTTTTCTGTTGGTGTATATTGACCAAAAGGAAAATGAGCAATGGCAATGTCTACTTTCAAATCTTCTTGTAAGTCATCTACTAAGGTGTTTCCGTTACTGATTTGGGCTTGATAAGCTCCATTTGCCCATAAATTCATTTTACAGAGTGCCCAGATATGAATATTTTGTTCTTGAGCAAAAATATGCAAGTTGGGCTCTTTGTTTAGAAATGCAATCAAACTAGAACCTTGACCAGCAGTAGGATCGTAGACAGATTCGTTGGTTTGGGGATTGGCAAGTTCTACTAATAATTGATTAATTGTTTTTGGGGTCGTTCGTTTAATCCCAGTATTACTTGCTCGAAGTGCGGTTCTATACAAACTGTCGTTAAAGAAACTGCCAAATTCGGAAATAGAAATGGCTTTGGTTGAGAAATCTAAATCCTCCAACACTAGAATAACTTGAATGAGTAATTGTAGATTATTTTCTTCTTGTAAAGCGAGCCCCAACGGCGCAAAAATATTTTTGAGCGAAGTATTTCGCTTGGAAAATTGCGTTAGGGTAGTAATTAGGTCGCGCATGGCTAACTCTGGATCATCAATAACTTTATTTCTAAAATTACTTGACCAAAGATAGTCTTCTGGCTCTGTTTCAATAAAATCAAAAACGTGCTCTTTTTGGAGGGCTAAAATTCGTTTGAAAAATACTAAAGAAAGTAAGACACTACTTGCGTTGTTGGCATCCCAAACACCTCGAAGGGAGTCTAAGGTCGAAAAAAAAACAGCTTCTAACTGTTGTGCATGCTCTCTGGTTTTGGTATCCATATTAAATACTGAGGGGCTAATTATATCTGTTTAATGTCGGTAGTTAGTATGATACAGCATATTAGTCAACTTATAGGTTTGATGTACCTAGTCGCGAACTACTGGATCAGAAAATTACAATAAATATACTAACATATTCTGAAAAGCTGTACTTTTAAACTTTTACTTCTATAATAGTCTATCAAAAGAACTTAGTAGAAGTAATTTTAAATTGTATTAACTTGATTATTAGTAAAATGGGTTTTGTTTATTCCTGTGGTAACATTTTAGTAATCAGTAAATAATAAAATTGATATGGAAAAACAGCCGAATAATCCACTTCATGGAAAAACGTTACTGAACATTTTGGAATACTTGGTTGAAATTTATGGCTGGGAGCACTTGGGATATAAAATCAATATTCGTTGTTTTAATCACGACCCTAGTATCAAATCTAGTTTAAAGTTTTTGCGTAAAACTCCTTGGGCGAGAAAAAAAGTAGAAGCTTTGTATATTCAGACAATTGAAAGGTAAAAAATGACAACAATGGAAAAATGTCCTTGTGGTAGCCAACAAACTTACTCTAATTGCTGCGCTCCTTTTTTAGAAGGGAGACAAAATGCACCAACAGCAGAAGCGTTGATGCGTTCAAGGTATACGGCACATGTAAAAGGGGAAATAGATTATATTATCCATACGGTTCACCCTGATAGAAGAGCAGACAGCGATCGAAAAACAATTGAAAGTTGGGCTAAAGAAGCCGATTGGAAAGGTCTGGAAATTCTTCAAAGAACACAGGGCTCAGAAAAAGATGACGTAGGGCGTGTTGTTTTTAAAGCACATTACAAATATCAAAATCTCCTGAAAGTACATACAGAAGATTCTTTGTTTAAGAGGGTCGAAGGAAAATGGTATTTTGTGGAAGGGGTAGAACCTAAGCGAATTTATACTAAAACTTCAAAAATTGGTCGCAATGATCCTTGTTCTTGTGGAAGTGGAAAGAAGTTTAAAAAATGTTGCGCGAAAAAGGGAGGCTTTTGAGTGAATTATTTTTGTTGAATTGCTGTTGTTTTCGGTACAGTAGTTTGTGATAATTATATTATTTTACTATCTTTTGCTACAAAATTGCAATAGTTTGTTGAAACCACACAGTAGCAGCGAACCGAACTATGCGAGCGCAAGTAACAAAGCTAGCTAAATGCAAAGCGCTCACGAAGTAACCAACGACCACGAAGTAGCAGCGAACCGAGCATAGCGAGCTCACGACCGAAGGGAGTAACAAACCCAGCTTGCTGGCTCATGACCGAAGGGAGTAACTAAGCTAACTACTAAAATTAATAACCTAGAACTTTTAAAGATGACATTTATAGAAGCAATTCAGGCCGATTGGATTTTTTATGTAGTGAATATTTTAGTTTTTATTGTTGTTGTATTGGTAACTTGGTTGTATGTTCGAGGACAACAAATGGAGGCTATTGCTAAGTTACAAGCTCAACTTCAACAAATCCAATTGCAACAAAATGATAAACTGTTTTCTTTAGAAGATGAGTACAAGCTCAAAAAAGAACGTTTGCGGTTAATTATCAAAGATATGGAAGCACAATTGCAAGCTAAAGATGTCACCATGCTTCAATCTAGGAGAAATGAGTTGAGCAACGTTTTTGTGATGGAATATAGAGAAACGATGCATCGATATGCTCGTTTAGCAGATCAATATTATGAATTGCATCCACCTAAATATCAAGAATTTGTGCGCAACTATATTTTCCCGTTTTTAGATACAAGTAGAAAAGTACTAGCGGCAACAAATGCGCCTGTTGTTATGTCTACTTTAGGTGAAACTATCCCCATCCAATACAGTTACAAAGACTTTGATTTTGCCTTTGATATGATTCGAAAACATCCCACGTTTAATTTCAAAAAAGAAATGATGGCGTATTTAAAGGCTTTGGGTTTTTCTAAAAAAGATTTGGATTAAAAGTAGGTGCTTGGAATTTAAAAATTGGAGAAGCAACCAAAAGTAATTTTAATCGCATGGGAATATCCACCAAACAAGCAGTCACAAAGGTTTTATATTGGCAACAAAAGACCATAATTATTTTGACTTTTATAATATTGGTATTTTGGGGACTTGTGATTAGTGATGTCATTTGGGGCTTTCAATATGACTATATCAAAACATACTACAGATCAACATTGTGTTATATCGTAGCCTGTTCCTTAGCAACATATACCAATTATCTCTTATACAAAAGTTGGAGTTCGTTAAAGAATTATCAAGAAAGTGAATATATAGCTGACTTGGAACTTGCCTTTAGAAAACAGCGTTATTTTTGGATGGTAGGTCCCCTTTTGCTGCTGTTTTTTCTGGTCGTTTTAATTGGCTCAATGATTTTTTCTTTCCTTGCAATTATTTGATTTAGTAGCAGGGCAGCTAACTATTTAAGCATAATGAGACATTAATTTTCTAATAAGTAAGAGGTCAGAAAAAATAAGAACAAAAAATGGGATTATTTTTTTGCTAATCAAAGAATAAAAAGGAAGGCTTAACGAGCTAAGACAAGTTTTTCTGATGAAGAGTAGCACAAAAAGAAGGCTGTTTTACTTGCTATTATTACTTATAAATGGCGAATAATAATTTACTAGATGACAATACAATTCAGTCAGAGCATAAAAGCAGCTGTTTTGTTGAAATCAAACGAGTCGAAGTTTGGTTAAGCATATTATCTGCTCTAGGGTTTGTTATTGGCACATTACTTTGCCTGATTGGGCTTTCTATTTTTATAGATGACGACTGGTCTACGATCATAATTGTGCTAGAAATAATGGCATTTGTTCAGGGGTGCCTCTTTATTTACTGGAGTTATGTAACCTTTCAATATACAAGACAAGTAAAATGGTATCAACCAGAAAGCCTCTCTAACCGTATGGAGCATTTGTTGGAACAAAATAGCCATTTGTGGAGGGCAACAGCCTTGCTATTCTTAGGCTTGTTTGCCATGCTGATAGTAGCAGGAATAGGAGGTCTTTGGGGATAGTGAAAAAGAAGCCAATCAATGGGTGGATTGGCTTCTATCGATTAGGTATTTACAAGTTTTCAGGTGTTAAATGCCTGAAATGTGTAAAAGGATAATCGGCGCTTGCCTGATTAGGAGGCAAATGACCTACGTTGCCTTTTCGCATCCAATAAATGAAGCTAAGGATAATAAATCCTAAAAGGAACGTTCCTACTATCAAGGCAATGGGGGTGATAAAGAACTCCATAAGCAATGATTTTGAGGGATCAGATAAATGGGAATACGAAACTATACTATGAACTTGTTAGTAATTCGTTGATTTTTTGATAGTTATATAAAATTAAAACAAAAAAAGCAATTTTCATAGTAATAGCGAATTCTATTTTTATAAAATGTGAACATAAAGTGCTGAAAAAGAGCTGTATTTGAAAGGTAGCAAGAGCACAAACTCTTTAGTGAGCCTTGTTTGAGTGCCTATTGAGATTGTTTTATGAAATGCTGAATTTATTTGATGAGAATAAAGAACAGGGAGGTTAGTAAAACATAAAAAGCACTGCTTTCTAAAAAAAACAGTGCTTTGGGATATTTATATAGAATTATTTTTAGAATTCAGTCGCTTC
It includes:
- a CDS encoding ROK family protein, which codes for MKVSVGIDIGGTNTVWGIIDEQGQVQLEGNIRTKDYTNPNDFVAKLALDIKEDLQLHPQFELVGMGVGAPNGNYFNGTIEHAPNLIWKGIVPLQKMFQTHFDLPVWITNDANAAAIGEMLFGAAKGMKDFVVVTLGTGLGSGFVVNGELIYGHDAFAGELGHTIIERDGRLCGCSRKGCLETYASATGIVRTAKERLEHYEGKSLLQEQERISSRIIAECAEKGDALALEIFDYTAQQLGYSLANTVAITSPEAIILFGGLANSGALIAAPTKHYMEAYMLNIFQNKVKLLVSTVPQHHAAILGAGALAWKNVNGAL
- a CDS encoding YciI family protein, encoding MLNKKTAFLFIVIVVYFLYSCANNEQAQKTIESETTIVDKQPETGYDSLLAQRLGADAYGMRQYVMAFLKKGPNRPEDPEEAKRLQTKHLENIGKLAEEGKLVVAGPFLDDGELRGIYIFNVKTIEEAEMLTNTDPAIQSGSLVMELHPWYGSAALVDVNTIHNKIKK
- a CDS encoding N-6 DNA methylase translates to MDTKTREHAQQLEAVFFSTLDSLRGVWDANNASSVLLSLVFFKRILALQKEHVFDFIETEPEDYLWSSNFRNKVIDDPELAMRDLITTLTQFSKRNTSLKNIFAPLGLALQEENNLQLLIQVILVLEDLDFSTKAISISEFGSFFNDSLYRTALRASNTGIKRTTPKTINQLLVELANPQTNESVYDPTAGQGSSLIAFLNKEPNLHIFAQEQNIHIWALCKMNLWANGAYQAQISNGNTLVDDLQEDLKVDIAIAHFPFGQYTPTEKIKEQSYTSIPFDVSTPHIPCNSLFIQLMLSKLNTKGRLITIMPINTLVDDKEDRKLREFLIRRDLLEAVITLPYGLLHSTGIPICILVINKNKTTLRKEQILFINGANLDVKTQSKLNRELTPKHVECIRAVFHHLDTDCTPELEACVSTIPLHQVILNDYNLDAKRYASPFIAQLRLLEAHGQLIRLKEIFRSERPALWFDETPYQDIPYIRPQNLGKSITNYLIDPKNIPNTDEVQQVAGQLINESILLVNRSGRKLRTSYFVFQGTPILVNEDIMTFRVDEDRLLIEYLILQLHDDLFIQQLNMYKMDYQHNMITEEYFEGLQINLPPLEEQATIIKETKVRLLQEEEEKVEQLRNDLNLGKQRAQNEQYKIISSLQHELGNRLPAVLTEIKNLKYFLKDKEEDQTPINFSEPMFPVFEDEDIDTVDTLATTIERIESILIHSINSLDSTGDIIKADRSKLNLERTKIKDFLEEIQQFYTQETSFRIQIEVEEDAKGREIPIYTLIDKTQLTTVFTNLIDNAKRHGFVQNNKQYTIQFRVGLSSDQQEVIILYKNDGKEFPNNFSFEDFIGYGNYAGQTGHSGIGGYLIHQIIDNHNGNIHYRKRTDRRDPFKVQFEIALPALSTK
- a CDS encoding VF530 family DNA-binding protein, which codes for MEKQPNNPLHGKTLLNILEYLVEIYGWEHLGYKINIRCFNHDPSIKSSLKFLRKTPWARKKVEALYIQTIER
- a CDS encoding YchJ family protein — translated: MTTMEKCPCGSQQTYSNCCAPFLEGRQNAPTAEALMRSRYTAHVKGEIDYIIHTVHPDRRADSDRKTIESWAKEADWKGLEILQRTQGSEKDDVGRVVFKAHYKYQNLLKVHTEDSLFKRVEGKWYFVEGVEPKRIYTKTSKIGRNDPCSCGSGKKFKKCCAKKGGF